In Chthoniobacterales bacterium, the following are encoded in one genomic region:
- the trpB gene encoding tryptophan synthase subunit beta — translation MSAAITSQPDIKGHFGPYGGVFVPETLMTALEELTREYEAARKDPEFRHELNQLLAEFVGRPTPLYLAERLTAQLGGAKIYLKREDLLHTGAHKINNAMGQILLAKRMGKKRVIAETGAGQHGVATATAAARFGMECVVYMGEVDMKRQALNVTRMKFLGAKVVPVTAGQATLKEAVNEAMRDWVTNVRSTHYILGTAYGAHPYPMMVRNFHRVIGEEARRQILEREERLPDLLVACVGGGSNAIGLFYPFLEDKNVRMVGVEAGGEGIKPGRHAARFQGGKLGVLQGCKTFLLANDDGQIELTHSVSAGLDYAAVGPEHSFLRDAGRVEYDYATDDEALNAFRTLAKVEGIIPALESAHAVAHAIKVAPKMAKDRIILVNLSGRGDKDVQQAAEFVFGATG, via the coding sequence ATGTCCGCTGCCATCACGTCCCAACCCGACATCAAGGGCCACTTCGGTCCCTATGGTGGCGTTTTCGTGCCCGAGACCTTGATGACCGCGCTCGAGGAACTGACGCGCGAATACGAAGCGGCGCGCAAGGATCCCGAATTCCGGCACGAACTCAACCAGCTGCTTGCGGAATTTGTCGGGCGTCCGACGCCGCTTTATCTGGCTGAACGTCTTACGGCGCAGCTCGGCGGGGCGAAAATTTATCTGAAACGCGAAGATCTCCTGCACACCGGCGCGCACAAGATCAACAACGCGATGGGGCAGATCCTCCTCGCGAAGCGCATGGGCAAAAAGCGGGTCATTGCCGAGACCGGTGCGGGTCAGCACGGCGTGGCCACAGCGACGGCCGCCGCACGTTTCGGCATGGAATGCGTCGTCTACATGGGCGAAGTCGACATGAAACGCCAGGCGCTGAATGTCACGCGCATGAAATTTTTGGGGGCGAAAGTTGTGCCGGTCACCGCAGGCCAGGCCACGTTGAAGGAAGCGGTCAACGAAGCCATGCGCGATTGGGTCACCAACGTGCGTTCGACCCACTACATTCTCGGCACAGCTTACGGGGCCCACCCGTATCCCATGATGGTGCGCAATTTCCACCGTGTGATCGGCGAGGAGGCACGCCGCCAGATCCTCGAGCGCGAGGAACGCCTGCCCGATTTGCTCGTGGCCTGCGTGGGCGGGGGCAGCAATGCCATCGGTCTGTTCTATCCTTTTCTCGAGGACAAAAACGTCCGCATGGTCGGTGTTGAAGCCGGTGGCGAGGGAATCAAACCCGGACGGCACGCCGCGCGTTTCCAAGGCGGCAAGCTCGGTGTGTTGCAAGGATGCAAGACGTTCCTGCTGGCGAACGATGACGGACAAATCGAGCTTACCCATTCCGTCTCCGCCGGACTCGATTACGCGGCGGTCGGGCCCGAACACAGCTTCCTTCGCGATGCGGGGCGGGTGGAATACGATTATGCCACCGATGACGAGGCGCTGAATGCGTTCCGGACATTGGCCAAAGTCGAAGGCATTATTCCCGCCCTTGAAAGCGCCCATGCCGTGGCCCACGCGATCAAAGTCGCCCCGAAGATGGCGAAAGATCGGATCATCCTCGTGAATCTCTCCGGCCGCGGGGACAAGGACGTCCAGCAGGCTGCGGAGTTTGTTTTCGGCGCGACGGGTTAG
- the ilvN gene encoding acetolactate synthase small subunit: MRHTLSVLVENRFGVLTRVAGMFSGRGFNIDTLNVAPTLDASMSRMTIVVRGDDKTLEQVVKQTEKLVDVIKVDDFRDGEFVDRELVLMRVNVTPQTRSEVLQICDVFRAKIVDVRLDKLLIEITGNEGKVAKFISLMENFGISEITRTGKVALKRAADGE; this comes from the coding sequence ATGCGCCACACTTTGTCCGTCCTGGTCGAAAACCGCTTCGGCGTGCTCACACGCGTGGCCGGTATGTTCAGCGGCCGCGGTTTCAACATCGACACCCTCAATGTGGCGCCGACGCTCGACGCGTCCATGTCGCGCATGACCATCGTGGTCCGCGGCGACGACAAGACGCTTGAGCAGGTGGTGAAGCAGACCGAGAAACTGGTCGATGTGATCAAGGTGGACGATTTCCGCGACGGCGAATTCGTCGATCGCGAGCTGGTCCTCATGCGTGTCAATGTGACGCCGCAGACGCGCTCCGAGGTTTTGCAGATTTGCGACGTGTTCCGCGCCAAAATCGTCGATGTGCGCCTCGACAAGCTTCTCATCGAGATCACCGGCAACGAAGGTAAAGTCGCGAAATTTATTTCATTGATGGAAAATTTCGGAATCTCCGAAATCACCCGCACCGGCAAGGTCGCGCTGAAGCGCGCGGCCGACGGCGAATAA
- a CDS encoding glycosyltransferase — protein MAFSGAMQTSFLIPAFNEEKFVARAVGSVQRSAAGCGLAAWEVIVCDNASTDRTAAVACEAGATVVQEAHRQIARARNAAAAASSGRRLIWLDADAILTPEVLASTVQAFDSGRVCGGGAHVVLEGVELDWFSRSAMNSWNWVARNFRLAAGSYFFAVREGWEQTGGFDESVYAGEELGFALSLKKWGRARGLEFRVLPHAVPSSARKIRQYTFFETFRQVLLCAWPGNRARRDRCAYWYERRETSGG, from the coding sequence ATGGCATTTTCGGGCGCTATGCAGACCAGTTTTCTCATACCCGCCTTCAACGAGGAGAAGTTCGTCGCCCGCGCGGTCGGCTCTGTCCAGCGCTCGGCGGCCGGGTGCGGTCTTGCCGCATGGGAGGTGATTGTGTGCGACAACGCCTCAACCGATCGCACGGCCGCCGTGGCCTGCGAGGCCGGGGCGACGGTGGTGCAAGAAGCGCACCGCCAAATCGCCCGGGCGCGGAATGCTGCTGCGGCTGCTTCTTCGGGGCGGCGGCTCATCTGGCTTGATGCGGATGCGATCCTGACGCCTGAAGTTCTCGCTTCCACGGTCCAGGCGTTCGATTCGGGTCGCGTCTGCGGGGGCGGTGCGCATGTGGTGCTCGAGGGCGTGGAACTGGACTGGTTTTCGCGTTCCGCGATGAACTCGTGGAATTGGGTAGCCAGGAATTTCCGGCTCGCCGCCGGGTCGTATTTCTTCGCGGTGCGCGAGGGCTGGGAGCAAACCGGCGGGTTCGACGAATCCGTTTACGCCGGCGAGGAACTGGGCTTCGCGCTTTCGCTCAAAAAGTGGGGCCGCGCGCGCGGCCTCGAATTCCGCGTGCTGCCTCACGCCGTGCCTTCTTCGGCGCGCAAGATCCGCCAATACACCTTCTTCGAGACTTTCCGCCAGGTGCTGCTTTGCGCGTGGCCCGGCAACCGTGCACGACGCGACCGGTGTGCCTACTGGTATGAAAGGCGCGAAACGTCCGGGGGCTGA
- the rsmI gene encoding 16S rRNA (cytidine(1402)-2'-O)-methyltransferase, with translation MLTLVPTPVGNLEDITLRALRILREADVIAAEDTRHAGILLKHHGISRPLVSLHEHNEATRAKEIAGRLAAGEKIALLTDAGTPGISDPGYRVVRECLDHGLEFTVLPGPSSILPALVGSGLPLHEFYFGGFLPVKSGRRRAVLESALQRTETSVFFESPHRIARSLAVLAELSPERRVCVARELSKKFEEYWRGTAAELSERAAAQPPRGEICLLVAGQD, from the coding sequence TTGCTCACGCTTGTCCCCACGCCGGTCGGGAATTTGGAGGACATCACCCTCCGCGCGTTGCGCATCCTGCGGGAAGCCGACGTCATCGCCGCTGAAGACACGCGGCACGCCGGAATCCTGCTCAAGCACCATGGCATAAGCCGTCCGCTGGTCAGCCTGCACGAGCACAATGAGGCGACGCGCGCCAAGGAAATCGCCGGCCGTCTGGCTGCCGGTGAAAAAATCGCGTTGCTCACCGACGCAGGCACACCGGGCATTTCCGACCCCGGCTACCGCGTTGTCCGCGAGTGCCTGGATCACGGACTGGAATTCACGGTGCTCCCCGGGCCGTCGTCGATCCTTCCCGCGCTCGTCGGATCCGGTCTTCCGTTGCATGAATTTTATTTCGGGGGCTTTCTTCCGGTGAAATCCGGGCGGCGCCGCGCGGTCCTCGAGTCCGCTTTGCAAAGAACGGAGACATCGGTTTTTTTCGAATCTCCGCATCGCATCGCCAGATCGCTGGCTGTGCTGGCGGAACTTTCGCCCGAACGCCGGGTCTGCGTGGCGCGCGAATTGAGCAAGAAATTCGAGGAATACTGGCGCGGAACCGCTGCCGAACTTTCGGAGCGGGCCGCCGCGCAGCCGCCTCGCGGAGAAATCTGCCTGTTGGTCGCAGGGCAGGACTGA
- a CDS encoding cysteine desulfurase produces MIYLDNNATTPVDPRVRDAMLPFLGEKYGNPSSPHAAGREARRAVEEARAQVAALLGAPAESVVFTSGGTESVNTAIRGALAAQPHKRHVVTSSIEHSAVKNLCEQLEREGWAMTRLRVDADGRPDLDEYRRALRDDTALVTVVWANNETGVLFPVEEMARIADERRIVFHADAVQAAGKVAIDLREFPAHLVSVSAHKLHGPKGAGALFVRAGLGLPPLLLGGGQENGRRAGTENVPGIVGFGVAAELAKLASVQEMPRVLSMRNRFEDGLRERFPSVVFHGHREFRLPNTSNFALPGLDAQSLLAVLDRLGVACSIGSACSSGVPDASHVLRAMGVDDGEARASLRFSFSRMNTGHDVDGALHALVQAVQRLGPAGMGD; encoded by the coding sequence ATGATCTACCTCGATAACAACGCAACAACGCCCGTCGATCCCCGGGTGCGCGATGCCATGCTTCCGTTCCTCGGCGAGAAATACGGGAACCCCTCGAGCCCTCACGCAGCCGGACGCGAGGCACGGCGCGCTGTGGAAGAGGCAAGGGCGCAGGTCGCGGCCCTGCTGGGTGCGCCCGCGGAATCGGTTGTTTTCACCAGCGGCGGCACCGAATCGGTGAACACCGCCATCCGCGGTGCGCTCGCCGCCCAGCCGCACAAGCGCCATGTTGTCACCTCGTCGATCGAGCACAGCGCGGTGAAAAATCTTTGCGAGCAACTCGAGCGCGAGGGTTGGGCCATGACTCGGCTGCGAGTGGACGCGGACGGGCGGCCGGATCTCGACGAATATCGGCGTGCCCTGCGGGACGATACCGCGCTTGTCACGGTGGTATGGGCAAACAACGAGACCGGCGTTCTTTTCCCGGTGGAGGAAATGGCGCGCATCGCCGACGAACGCCGCATTGTCTTCCACGCCGACGCGGTTCAAGCCGCGGGCAAGGTGGCGATCGATTTGCGTGAATTTCCCGCGCACTTGGTTTCCGTTTCCGCCCACAAACTCCACGGCCCCAAAGGCGCGGGCGCTCTCTTCGTGCGCGCGGGTCTCGGGCTTCCGCCGCTGCTCCTCGGCGGCGGGCAGGAGAACGGGCGCCGTGCCGGCACGGAGAACGTGCCGGGCATCGTCGGTTTCGGCGTGGCCGCAGAGCTTGCAAAACTTGCATCAGTGCAGGAAATGCCCCGCGTGCTTTCCATGCGCAATCGCTTTGAGGACGGGTTGCGCGAGCGTTTTCCCTCCGTCGTTTTTCACGGGCACCGCGAATTCCGGCTGCCTAACACGTCCAACTTCGCCCTGCCCGGACTCGATGCCCAGAGCTTGCTCGCCGTATTGGACCGCCTCGGTGTTGCCTGCTCGATCGGTTCGGCCTGCAGCAGCGGTGTTCCCGACGCCTCGCATGTGCTCCGGGCCATGGGGGTCGATGATGGGGAGGCCCGGGCCAGCCTGCGCTTCTCCTTCAGCCGCATGAACACCGGACACGATGTCGATGGAGCTTTGCATGCTCTGGTGCAGGCTGTGCAGCGTCTGGGTCCCGCGGGCATGGGCGATTGA
- a CDS encoding A/G-specific adenine glycosylase, producing MLTAIHVDKTEFTQRLRAWFRRHGRDLPWRRTRDPYAILVSEMMLQQTTVAAVLPYYDRWMKRFPSVHELAAADESEVLALWQGLGYYRRARSLRAAATKVRDEMGGVFPRGYEALRSLPGVGDYTAQAVRAFAFDEPAAVLDANVTRVVARLCDIRTRVDTAKGMSKVRAKLEGLLPAKSGCEFVSALMELGALVCRAGRPDCLLCPVKKFCSAKNPEKLPVKAPKAPFKARTEQAAWVSDGKTVLLQQSTARRWVGLWRLPPLDTGPPEGPAAELTYSIVRERVTLRVHRVPRRTLAASAEPRREFCLLELEQVAIPSPHRRAIAKVRGEAHS from the coding sequence ATGCTGACCGCGATTCACGTGGATAAAACGGAGTTCACCCAGCGTCTGCGCGCGTGGTTCCGCCGTCATGGACGCGATCTGCCTTGGCGGCGGACGCGCGATCCTTACGCCATTTTGGTGAGCGAAATGATGCTGCAGCAGACAACCGTTGCTGCTGTGCTGCCTTACTACGACCGCTGGATGAAGAGATTCCCATCCGTGCACGAGTTGGCGGCGGCCGATGAGTCGGAGGTTCTGGCGCTCTGGCAGGGGCTCGGTTACTACCGCCGCGCACGAAGTTTGCGCGCGGCCGCGACAAAAGTTCGTGATGAGATGGGCGGGGTGTTTCCGCGGGGCTATGAGGCATTGCGCAGCCTGCCGGGAGTCGGGGACTACACGGCCCAAGCGGTGCGGGCCTTCGCTTTTGACGAGCCGGCGGCTGTGCTCGATGCCAACGTGACCCGGGTGGTGGCACGCCTCTGCGACATTCGCACGCGGGTCGATACCGCCAAGGGGATGTCCAAGGTGCGGGCCAAGCTCGAGGGTCTGCTGCCCGCGAAAAGCGGATGCGAATTTGTTTCGGCTTTGATGGAACTCGGTGCGCTCGTGTGCCGTGCCGGGCGTCCGGATTGCCTGCTGTGCCCGGTGAAAAAATTCTGCTCGGCGAAGAATCCGGAAAAACTTCCGGTCAAAGCGCCGAAGGCGCCGTTCAAGGCCAGGACCGAGCAAGCGGCTTGGGTCTCGGATGGCAAAACGGTCCTTCTGCAGCAATCAACGGCGCGGCGCTGGGTGGGGCTTTGGCGTCTGCCGCCGCTCGATACCGGACCGCCCGAAGGACCTGCCGCCGAGCTGACCTACAGCATTGTGCGCGAGCGGGTGACATTGCGGGTGCACCGTGTGCCGAGGCGGACGCTGGCGGCATCCGCCGAGCCGCGCAGGGAGTTCTGTTTGCTGGAGCTGGAGCAAGTCGCCATCCCGTCTCCGCATCGCCGGGCCATTGCCAAGGTGCGGGGCGAAGCGCATAGTTGA
- the bamD gene encoding outer membrane protein assembly factor BamD produces the protein MRKLVCIAPENAMCPSACNTGADSGPRLMPDGGLTPEGALPTVKTPMQRLRPIPALFATAFLFAVHTAGVSAQEPATSGSYNSEAAALLQQARDWDNAGSVSRAIGDYRTVVKRYPVSPSAPAAQFRIGELYDAAGNTKRAFDAYQKLLENYPQSREFDRAVDAQVAIADALMDSRRYERAAEMYESVLKTAPYAKFAAAVQFKLGQAYENQSEWDKATAAYQGVIDRYPDSSYASDALYQIGYVQFTEANSRSKDLSAAIDAKNTFEEFLMEHPKSEKAAQARENLSQMSGRESLDLLSIAKFYDHNDNYRAAVIYYSDVVRRQPGTPDAELASARIEEIRATVGEDELRQPEREETGTRAAMRRRMQNEVQTSALSNYAGPPVSAVKPPEELAPARPRLRTSADDMRPQRGGGTSEPADMPAPDLPPVEPDLPSLDQGLPSLE, from the coding sequence ATGAGAAAACTGGTCTGCATAGCGCCCGAAAATGCCATGTGCCCGTCCGCATGCAACACCGGCGCCGACAGCGGACCCCGGTTGATGCCCGATGGCGGCTTGACGCCCGAGGGCGCCCTTCCTACGGTCAAAACGCCAATGCAAAGACTCCGTCCGATCCCCGCGCTTTTCGCCACCGCCTTCCTCTTCGCAGTCCACACGGCCGGGGTCAGCGCCCAAGAACCCGCCACCTCCGGCAGCTACAACAGCGAGGCTGCCGCCCTCCTGCAGCAGGCGCGAGACTGGGACAACGCCGGCAGCGTTTCCCGCGCGATCGGCGACTACCGCACGGTGGTCAAACGCTACCCGGTTTCGCCCTCGGCCCCGGCCGCGCAGTTCCGTATAGGCGAGCTTTATGACGCTGCCGGCAACACCAAGCGCGCGTTCGATGCATACCAGAAATTGCTCGAGAACTACCCGCAGTCGCGCGAATTCGACCGTGCGGTCGATGCACAGGTCGCGATAGCCGACGCGCTGATGGACAGCCGCCGCTACGAGCGCGCGGCCGAGATGTATGAGTCCGTCCTCAAAACCGCGCCCTACGCCAAATTCGCCGCTGCCGTGCAGTTCAAACTCGGCCAGGCTTACGAGAACCAGAGCGAATGGGACAAGGCCACGGCGGCCTACCAAGGCGTCATCGACCGTTATCCTGACAGCAGCTACGCGAGCGACGCGCTTTACCAGATCGGCTACGTGCAGTTCACCGAGGCGAACTCGCGTTCCAAGGATCTTTCCGCGGCGATCGATGCGAAAAACACGTTCGAGGAATTCCTCATGGAGCACCCGAAGAGCGAGAAGGCCGCCCAAGCGCGCGAAAACCTTTCGCAAATGAGCGGACGCGAGTCGCTCGACCTGCTCTCCATCGCGAAATTCTACGACCACAACGACAACTACCGGGCCGCGGTCATTTATTACAGCGACGTGGTCCGCCGCCAGCCGGGCACGCCCGACGCGGAACTTGCCAGCGCACGTATCGAGGAAATCCGCGCCACCGTCGGCGAGGATGAATTGCGCCAGCCCGAGCGCGAAGAAACGGGCACGCGCGCGGCCATGCGGCGCCGCATGCAAAACGAGGTTCAGACATCGGCTTTGAGCAATTACGCGGGGCCGCCGGTTTCGGCGGTCAAACCGCCCGAAGAATTGGCTCCCGCGCGCCCGCGTTTGCGCACATCGGCCGACGATATGCGACCGCAGCGGGGAGGCGGGACATCCGAACCCGCCGACATGCCCGCGCCCGATCTCCCGCCGGTCGAGCCCGACCTGCCGTCCCTCGACCAGGGCCTGCCGTCCCTCGAATGA
- the ilvC gene encoding ketol-acid reductoisomerase → MAAKIHTDKDADLKHLKGKTVAVIGFGSQGHAHALNLKESGVKVIIGLYPGSKSRAVAQKKGFKVFNTADAVKKADVIFVAVPDTRIPAVYNKDIAPYLTKGKTLLFSHGFAIHFKTIKPPKDIDVIMVAPKGPGHIVRRQFLEGKGVPSLIAVYQNPSKQAKKTALAWAKGIGGTRAGVLETTFKEETETDLFGEQAVLCGGASALVQAGYETLVEAGYQPEMAYFECLHELKLIVDLMNEAGIAGMRFSISDTAKWGDVLVGPKVIDSSVKKRMKGVLKDVQSGKFARQWIAEDKKGRKKYNALLKKGEKHSIEKTGARLRGLMPWIKKRNLKGAQASYS, encoded by the coding sequence ATGGCAGCAAAAATCCACACAGACAAGGACGCCGACCTCAAACACCTCAAAGGCAAAACGGTCGCCGTCATCGGTTTCGGTTCGCAGGGCCACGCCCACGCCCTCAACCTCAAGGAAAGCGGCGTGAAGGTCATCATCGGCCTTTATCCGGGCAGCAAAAGCCGCGCCGTCGCACAGAAGAAAGGCTTCAAAGTGTTCAACACCGCGGATGCGGTGAAAAAAGCCGACGTCATTTTCGTCGCCGTGCCCGACACCCGTATTCCGGCTGTCTACAACAAGGATATCGCACCCTATCTCACCAAGGGTAAAACGCTCCTCTTCAGCCACGGGTTTGCCATCCATTTCAAGACGATAAAGCCGCCGAAAGATATCGATGTCATTATGGTTGCCCCCAAGGGCCCGGGCCACATCGTCCGCCGCCAGTTCCTCGAGGGCAAGGGAGTGCCTTCACTTATCGCCGTCTACCAGAATCCAAGCAAGCAGGCCAAAAAGACCGCGCTGGCTTGGGCCAAAGGCATCGGTGGCACGCGCGCCGGTGTTCTCGAGACGACTTTCAAGGAAGAAACCGAAACCGATTTGTTCGGCGAGCAGGCCGTGCTTTGCGGAGGTGCTTCCGCCTTGGTCCAGGCCGGCTACGAGACGCTCGTCGAAGCCGGCTACCAGCCCGAGATGGCTTACTTCGAATGTCTGCATGAGTTGAAACTCATCGTCGATTTGATGAACGAGGCCGGCATCGCGGGCATGCGTTTCAGCATTTCCGATACCGCCAAGTGGGGCGATGTGCTCGTCGGTCCCAAGGTCATCGATTCGAGTGTCAAGAAGCGCATGAAAGGCGTGCTTAAAGATGTCCAGTCCGGCAAGTTCGCCCGCCAATGGATCGCCGAGGACAAGAAAGGCCGCAAAAAATACAATGCGCTGCTCAAAAAGGGCGAGAAGCACAGCATCGAGAAAACTGGAGCTCGTCTCCGCGGTCTCATGCCGTGGATCAAAAAGCGCAACCTCAAGGGCGCGCAGGCCTCGTATTCCTGA
- a CDS encoding ribonuclease HIII, translating to MPPLRSHTVALTTDQADTLRALLDEQGFKFEPRPYTLYFAQKPGLTVAVYEKGPKAVIQGKDTEGFIQFTLEPAVLGEARLGYEELHHPERFAPHFGIDESGKGDFFGPLVIAGVYTDGPIARQLLDAGIRDSKSIGSDAQIRKLAEVVRRISGLTSEVVVVAPEKYNPLYEKIGNLNRLLAWGHARVIENLCAAKPDCPSALSDQFANPRVLQRALMEKGRKIDLRQQTKAESDYAVAAASILAREKFIDWIADAERKWGVKFPKGASAAVLEAARALVHSHGPDALRSTAKLHFKTAQQALTPTAQ from the coding sequence ATGCCGCCGCTCCGATCCCACACCGTGGCCCTCACCACCGACCAAGCGGATACGCTGCGCGCTCTGCTCGATGAGCAAGGCTTCAAGTTCGAGCCGCGGCCTTACACGCTTTACTTCGCCCAGAAACCCGGACTTACCGTGGCGGTTTATGAAAAGGGTCCCAAAGCGGTGATCCAAGGCAAAGACACGGAAGGCTTCATCCAGTTCACCCTCGAGCCCGCCGTGCTGGGCGAAGCCCGCCTCGGCTACGAGGAACTCCACCACCCGGAGCGCTTTGCACCGCACTTCGGCATCGACGAAAGCGGAAAAGGTGACTTCTTCGGACCTCTCGTCATAGCCGGCGTTTACACGGACGGGCCGATTGCGCGCCAGCTTCTGGACGCCGGCATACGCGACAGCAAGTCGATCGGGTCGGATGCTCAGATACGCAAGCTCGCGGAGGTCGTGCGCAGAATCTCCGGGCTGACCAGCGAGGTCGTCGTTGTCGCCCCGGAGAAATACAATCCGCTCTACGAAAAGATCGGGAATTTGAACCGCCTGCTTGCCTGGGGCCATGCGCGCGTGATTGAAAACCTTTGCGCGGCAAAGCCGGATTGTCCTTCGGCCTTAAGCGACCAGTTCGCCAACCCGCGCGTGCTCCAGCGTGCGCTCATGGAAAAGGGACGGAAGATTGATTTGCGCCAGCAGACGAAGGCCGAAAGCGACTACGCCGTGGCTGCAGCTTCGATCCTGGCGCGCGAGAAGTTCATCGATTGGATCGCCGATGCGGAGAGAAAATGGGGCGTCAAATTCCCCAAGGGCGCATCGGCTGCCGTCTTGGAAGCCGCGCGTGCGTTGGTGCACAGCCACGGACCCGACGCCCTGCGATCCACAGCGAAACTGCATTTCAAGACCGCGCAGCAAGCACTTACGCCGACGGCGCAATAA